A part of Variovorax sp. HW608 genomic DNA contains:
- a CDS encoding outer membrane protein assembly factor BamE — MFWLLGCDSKRISELEEGVSTEADVRARFGVPENVWDTPAGRVFEYNRQPQGQKNYMITIGPDGKMSALRQVLTPENFAKVTPGMPMEDMRRLLGKPARRTPYPLKSQTEWEWRWVQPPNSPMVFTATVDDAQRVVSAGSSPDRSVEAP, encoded by the coding sequence ATGTTCTGGCTTCTCGGCTGCGACTCGAAGCGCATCAGCGAACTGGAGGAGGGCGTCTCCACCGAGGCCGACGTCCGCGCGCGCTTCGGCGTGCCCGAGAACGTCTGGGACACGCCGGCCGGCCGGGTCTTCGAATACAACCGCCAGCCGCAGGGCCAGAAGAACTACATGATCACGATCGGCCCCGACGGCAAGATGAGCGCGCTGCGCCAGGTGCTCACGCCGGAGAACTTCGCCAAGGTCACGCCCGGCATGCCGATGGAGGATATGCGCCGGCTGCTCGGCAAGCCCGCCAGGCGCACGCCGTACCCGCTCAAGAGCCAGACCGAATGGGAATGGCGCTGGGTCCAGCCGCCGAATTCGCCGATGGTGTTCACCGCCACGGTGGATGACGCGCAGCGCGTGGTCAGCGCGGGTTCGTCGCCCGACCGCAGCGTGGAAGCACCTTAG
- the secB gene encoding protein-export chaperone SecB, with product MADQQAQDPVFQIQRVYLKDLSLEQPNSPAILLEQQQPTVDIQLGVDAQPVADGIFEITVSATVQTKIGEKTVFLVEAKQAGIFEIRNLPEDQMGPILGIACPQIVYPYLRGNVADVIQRGGFPPVHLAEINFQAMFEQQQAQAAANQPSPIITQ from the coding sequence ATGGCCGACCAGCAAGCACAAGATCCCGTCTTTCAGATCCAGCGCGTCTATCTGAAGGATCTCTCGCTCGAGCAACCCAATTCGCCGGCCATCCTGCTCGAGCAGCAGCAGCCGACGGTCGACATCCAGCTCGGCGTCGACGCCCAGCCCGTGGCTGACGGCATCTTCGAAATCACTGTCTCGGCGACCGTGCAGACCAAGATCGGCGAGAAGACGGTGTTCCTGGTCGAGGCCAAGCAGGCCGGCATCTTCGAAATCCGCAACCTGCCCGAAGATCAGATGGGCCCGATCCTCGGCATCGCCTGCCCGCAGATCGTCTATCCGTACCTGCGCGGCAACGTCGCCGACGTGATCCAGCGCGGCGGCTTCCCGCCGGTGCACCTGGCCGAAATCAACTTCCAGGCGATGTTCGAGCAGCAGCAGGCGCAGGCCGCCGCCAATCAGCCCTCGCCGATCATCACGCAGTAA
- a CDS encoding SulP family inorganic anion transporter, with protein sequence MTTRRPIASFRPRLIDALAGYNRERFLKDAAAGATVGIVALPLAMAFAIASGLKPEAGIWTAIIAGFLISALGGSAVQIGGPAGAFIVIVYGIVERYGVANLLIATACAGVLLFLLGLFRLGTLVRYVPVSIVIGFTNGIAALILISQIKDWLGLSIEKMPADMFSQLHALATHLDTFNPYAFGLGLACLVGLFAWPRLLHDSTRFGHAVRIVLGRVADTRAVRAGSRVPGPIVALVTLTLVSWGFSLQVETIGTRFGGIPQGLPAFALPDFSWETVKQLVTPTLTIAALGAIESLLCARIADQVSGLPRHDPNQELMAQGIANTVAPFFGGMPATGTIARTVTNVRAGATSPIAGIVHAMSLMAVVLVAAPLAQHVPLAVLAGILVFVAWNMGEWREFSPYMLRRFSRHYRLLMLGTFFLTVVFDLTVAVQAGIVLACALFIRRMSGLFNVEMVSLEPPVLTFRLYGALFFGAAAKLDAAAQAVERAPRGMTVVLDAMHLISLDATGLDALRQLHKTVLGRGGALSIESLQPQPLEVIVRSGFADELASGMPRADEG encoded by the coding sequence ATGACGACCCGGCGCCCGATCGCTTCGTTCCGTCCCCGACTGATCGACGCGCTGGCGGGCTACAACAGGGAGCGCTTCCTCAAGGATGCAGCCGCGGGCGCGACGGTCGGCATCGTCGCGCTGCCGCTCGCGATGGCCTTCGCGATCGCATCCGGGCTCAAGCCCGAGGCCGGCATCTGGACCGCGATCATCGCGGGCTTCCTCATCTCCGCCCTCGGCGGCTCGGCGGTGCAGATCGGGGGACCGGCGGGCGCCTTCATCGTGATCGTCTACGGCATCGTCGAACGCTACGGCGTGGCCAACCTGCTGATCGCCACCGCTTGCGCCGGCGTGCTGCTCTTCCTCTTGGGCCTGTTCCGGCTCGGCACGCTGGTGCGCTACGTGCCGGTGTCGATCGTGATCGGCTTCACCAACGGCATTGCGGCGCTGATCCTCATCTCGCAGATCAAGGACTGGCTCGGCCTGTCGATCGAGAAGATGCCGGCCGACATGTTCTCGCAGCTGCACGCGCTGGCGACCCACCTCGACACCTTCAATCCCTACGCCTTCGGGCTCGGCCTGGCTTGCCTCGTCGGCTTGTTCGCCTGGCCCAGGCTGCTGCACGACTCGACCCGCTTCGGTCACGCGGTGCGCATCGTGCTGGGTCGCGTGGCCGATACGCGCGCGGTGCGGGCGGGCTCGCGCGTGCCGGGGCCGATCGTGGCGCTCGTCACGCTCACGCTGGTGTCGTGGGGATTCAGTCTGCAGGTCGAAACCATCGGCACCCGGTTCGGCGGCATCCCGCAGGGCCTTCCGGCTTTTGCGCTGCCCGATTTCTCGTGGGAGACGGTCAAGCAGCTCGTGACGCCGACGCTCACCATCGCGGCGCTGGGCGCGATCGAGTCGCTCCTGTGTGCGCGCATCGCCGACCAGGTCAGCGGGCTGCCGCGCCACGATCCCAACCAGGAGCTCATGGCGCAGGGCATCGCGAACACGGTCGCACCTTTCTTCGGCGGCATGCCGGCGACGGGCACCATCGCGCGCACCGTCACCAACGTGCGCGCGGGCGCCACTTCGCCGATCGCCGGCATCGTGCATGCGATGAGCCTGATGGCCGTGGTGCTCGTGGCCGCACCGCTGGCGCAACACGTGCCGCTCGCGGTGCTGGCGGGCATCCTGGTCTTCGTGGCCTGGAACATGGGCGAATGGCGCGAGTTCTCGCCGTACATGCTGCGGCGCTTCAGCCGCCACTACCGGCTGCTGATGCTGGGCACCTTCTTCCTCACCGTGGTGTTCGACCTCACGGTCGCCGTGCAGGCAGGCATCGTGCTCGCCTGCGCCCTCTTCATCCGGCGCATGAGCGGGCTGTTCAACGTCGAGATGGTCTCGCTGGAACCGCCGGTGCTGACCTTCAGGCTCTACGGGGCGCTCTTCTTCGGCGCGGCGGCCAAGCTGGATGCGGCGGCGCAGGCGGTCGAGCGCGCGCCGCGCGGCATGACGGTGGTGCTCGATGCGATGCACCTCATCTCGCTCGACGCGACCGGGCTCGATGCGCTGCGGCAGCTGCACAAAACGGTGCTCGGGCGCGGCGGTGCGCTCAGCATCGAATCACTGCAGCCGCAGCCGCTGGAGGTCATCGTCCGCTCGGGCTTCGCGGACGAACTGGCATCGGGCATGCCGCGCGCCGATGAGGGCTAA
- a CDS encoding NAD(P)H-dependent glycerol-3-phosphate dehydrogenase: protein MRICVLGAGAWGTALAVNASGRHAVTLWARDAAQAQAMSAARENARYLPGVALPPSITLASGDALAAAKAADLVIIATPMAALREQLCLLDGLSSPVAWLSKGVEPALAGGGGEGLLAHEIQAQVAPGLAAGVLSGPSFAQEVAQARPTALVAASRRADVRKALVEAFHGPTLRVYANDDIVGVEVGGAVKNVLAIATGLADGLALGLNARAALITRGLAEMTRFGVALGARPETFMGLSGLGDLVLTATGDLSRNRKVGLLLAQGQTLSQAVDSLGHVAEGVYCARTVVQRARHLGVEMPISAGVVAVLDGRVRPADAVAGLMAREPGSESA, encoded by the coding sequence ATGAGAATCTGCGTGCTCGGAGCCGGCGCCTGGGGAACGGCGCTGGCGGTCAATGCTTCCGGCCGTCACGCGGTCACGCTCTGGGCCCGTGACGCCGCTCAGGCGCAAGCCATGTCGGCGGCGCGCGAGAATGCGCGCTACCTGCCGGGCGTCGCGCTTCCTCCCTCCATCACCCTGGCGTCCGGCGATGCGCTCGCCGCGGCGAAAGCTGCCGATCTCGTCATCATTGCCACGCCGATGGCGGCCTTGCGCGAGCAGCTCTGCCTGCTCGATGGCTTGTCGTCCCCGGTTGCCTGGCTTTCCAAAGGTGTCGAGCCGGCACTCGCCGGGGGCGGCGGGGAAGGCTTGCTGGCCCATGAAATCCAGGCCCAGGTCGCGCCCGGACTCGCCGCCGGCGTCCTGAGCGGGCCGAGCTTCGCGCAGGAGGTGGCACAGGCCCGTCCCACGGCGCTGGTGGCGGCCAGTCGACGCGCCGATGTGCGCAAGGCGCTGGTGGAGGCTTTCCATGGCCCCACCCTGCGGGTCTATGCCAACGACGACATCGTCGGCGTCGAAGTCGGCGGTGCGGTCAAGAACGTCCTGGCGATCGCGACCGGGCTGGCCGACGGGCTCGCGCTGGGGCTCAATGCCCGGGCGGCGCTCATCACGCGCGGCCTGGCCGAAATGACGCGGTTCGGCGTGGCGCTCGGCGCGCGCCCGGAGACCTTCATGGGGCTCTCCGGTCTCGGCGATCTGGTCCTGACCGCCACCGGCGACCTGTCGCGCAACCGCAAGGTCGGGCTTCTGCTGGCACAGGGCCAGACGCTGTCGCAGGCGGTCGATTCGCTCGGCCACGTGGCCGAAGGCGTCTATTGCGCGCGCACCGTGGTGCAGCGCGCGCGGCATCTGGGCGTCGAGATGCCGATTTCGGCCGGCGTGGTGGCGGTGCTCGACGGCCGCGTGCGGCCGGCGGATGCGGTCGCCGGGCTCATGGCCCGCGAGCCCGGCAGCGAATCCGCCTGA
- a CDS encoding segregation and condensation protein A: MPDVIDQVALARLYGEPLFALPNDLYIPPDALKVFLEAFEGPLDLLLYLIRKQNFNILDIPMAGLTRQYLSYVDEIRQTNLELAAEYLLMAAMLIEIKSRMLLPPKKTADGEEAEDPRAELVRRLLEYEQTKLQAAALSALPQAGRDFWKAQVYIEQSLKPRFPDVNVIDLREAWADILKRAKLVQHHKISREELSVREHMSLVLRQLQGRQFVEFEKLFDVSRGTPVMIVTFIAMLELAKETLIDITQAEAFAPIYVRLAYTPA; this comes from the coding sequence ATGCCCGACGTGATCGACCAGGTCGCCCTCGCCCGGCTGTACGGCGAGCCGCTGTTCGCGCTGCCGAACGACCTCTACATCCCGCCCGACGCGCTGAAGGTCTTCCTCGAAGCCTTCGAGGGGCCGCTGGACCTGCTGCTCTACCTCATCCGCAAGCAGAACTTCAACATCCTCGACATCCCGATGGCCGGGCTGACTCGGCAGTACCTGAGCTACGTCGACGAAATCCGGCAAACCAATCTCGAGCTCGCTGCCGAGTACCTGCTGATGGCGGCGATGCTCATCGAGATCAAGTCGCGCATGCTGCTGCCGCCCAAGAAGACGGCCGACGGCGAGGAAGCCGAGGATCCGCGCGCCGAGCTCGTGCGCCGGCTGCTCGAATACGAACAGACCAAGCTGCAGGCCGCCGCGCTGAGCGCGCTGCCGCAGGCCGGGCGCGATTTCTGGAAGGCACAGGTCTACATCGAGCAATCGCTGAAGCCGCGCTTTCCGGACGTCAACGTGATCGACCTGCGCGAAGCCTGGGCCGACATCCTCAAGCGCGCGAAGCTGGTGCAGCACCACAAGATCTCGCGCGAGGAACTGAGCGTGCGCGAGCACATGAGCCTCGTGCTGCGCCAGTTGCAGGGGCGGCAGTTCGTCGAGTTCGAGAAGCTCTTCGATGTGTCGCGCGGCACGCCGGTGATGATCGTCACCTTCATCGCGATGCTCGAGCTCGCCAAGGAGACGCTGATCGACATCACGCAGGCCGAGGCCTTCGCGCCGATCTACGTGCGGCTGGCCTACACGCCGGCCTGA
- a CDS encoding DUF3460 family protein yields the protein MPIFARPHYTSEITNFIEEMKEKKPTLEAEQRAGRALLWDKHLDPSLQEEFSEGRVPQQPYVYQTQAK from the coding sequence ATGCCCATCTTCGCCCGCCCGCACTACACCTCCGAGATCACCAACTTCATCGAAGAGATGAAGGAAAAGAAGCCGACGCTCGAGGCCGAACAGCGCGCCGGCCGCGCCCTGCTGTGGGACAAGCACCTCGACCCCAGCCTGCAGGAGGAATTCAGCGAAGGCCGGGTGCCGCAGCAGCCCTACGTCTACCAGACCCAAGCCAAGTAA